One stretch of Clupea harengus chromosome 2, Ch_v2.0.2, whole genome shotgun sequence DNA includes these proteins:
- the LOC105907999 gene encoding ras-related protein Rap-2a: MREYKVVVLGSGGVGKSALTVQFVTGTFIEKYDPTIEDFYRKEIEVDSSPSVLEILDTAGTEQFASMRDLYIKNGQGFILVYSLVNQQSFQDIKPMRDQIIRVKRYEKVPVILVGNKVDLESEREVSAGEGQALAEEWGCPFMETSAKSKTMVDELFAEIVRQMDYAAQPDKDDPCCSSCNIQ; this comes from the exons ATGCGCGAGTACAAAGTGGTGGTCCTCGGAAGCGGTGGGGTCGGGAAATCCGCCCTTACGGTGCAGTTTGTCACCGGGACGTTCATTGAAAAGTACGACCCTACAATAGAGGATTTTTACCGTAAAGAAATCGAGGTGGATTCCTCGCCCTCGGTTCTAGAGATTCTGGACACCGCTGGTACGGAGCAGTTTGCGTCCATGCGGGATCTCTACATCAAGAACGGCCAAGGCTTCATTCTGGTGTACAGTCTCGTCAACCAACAGAGTTTCCAAGACATCAAACCGATGAGGGATCAGATCATCAGAGTTAAAAG GTATGAGAAGGTTCCAGTGATCCTGGTGGGGAATAAGGTGGACCTGGAGAGCGAGCGGGAGGTGTCGGCGGGCGAGGGGCAGGCCCTGGCAGAGGAGTGGGGCTGCCCCTTCATGGAGACCTCAGCCAAAAGCAAAACCATGGTAGATGAACTGTTCGCCGAGATTGTGCGACAGATGGACTACGCAGCCCAGCCGGATAAGGACGACCCTTGCTGCTCCTCTTGCAATATACAATAG